A stretch of the Heterodontus francisci isolate sHetFra1 chromosome 10, sHetFra1.hap1, whole genome shotgun sequence genome encodes the following:
- the ripply3 gene encoding protein ripply3 — translation MDTALYCVRTEVTLTCRCCSGRQAGTGDPGQTEHPSALWRPWMITARDTEKQRQSSFGSVPGGFGSNSETRQPLGFQHPVRLYLPRSKAEHYLHHMGEKVLASFPVQATIHFYNDDSDTEEEEEELRCSGLEPENAPETTEMFWKQ, via the exons ATGGACACTGCACTTTACTGTGTCCGGACCGAAGTGACACTGACCTGCCGCTGCTGCAGTGGACGGCAAGCAGGAACCGGGGATCCAGGCCAGACTGAGCA TCCCTCGGCGTTGTGGAGACCCTGGATGATTACAGCCAGAGACACCGAAAAGCAGAGACAGAGCTCG TTTGGTTCAGTTCCTGGTGGTTTTGGAAGCAACTCTGAGACCAGGCAACCCTTGGGATTTCAGCACCCAGTCAG GCTGTATCTGCCCAGATCCAAAGCTGAACATTACCTGCATCACATGGGAGAAAAAGTTCTAGCTAGCTTCCCGGTTCAGGCAACAATTCATTTCTATAACGACGATTCCGatacggaggaggaggaggaggagctcaGGTGCTCTGGCTTAGAACCAGAAAATGCTCCGGAAACAACGGAGATGTTTTGGAAACAGTGA